One genomic segment of Novosphingobium sp. RL4 includes these proteins:
- a CDS encoding family 43 glycosylhydrolase: MIGASLLLLAAATAPAADVAPKPLFRDPVHDGAADPSTVYDPATREWVMFYTNRRADLPMEDEKDVRWVHGTAIGTARSKDGVHWRYGGTASIPTSCTGETLWAPDIERFNGEWHMWLTVVPGVFRDWNAPRFIVHLTSPDLKSWTCGDRLDLGSDRVIDASVVALPEGGYRLFFNDERMGKAIRTADSKDLVHWSVKDRLTATPGEGPKAFRWKGRWWLVSDAWKGLLVMRSDDGKQWTTQPGHILATPGQAPTDRAKGQHPDVIVSEGRAYIVYFVHQGGEDEAKANPDWNRRSVLQIAELKEKDGVIAVDRDSATHVKLVPPKEARR; the protein is encoded by the coding sequence ATGATCGGCGCTTCGCTGCTCCTGCTCGCCGCCGCGACCGCTCCGGCCGCCGACGTCGCGCCGAAGCCACTGTTCCGCGATCCGGTGCATGACGGCGCTGCAGATCCCAGCACGGTCTACGATCCCGCCACACGCGAATGGGTGATGTTCTACACGAACCGCCGCGCCGACCTGCCGATGGAGGACGAAAAGGACGTGCGCTGGGTCCACGGCACCGCGATCGGCACCGCGCGGTCGAAAGACGGCGTGCACTGGCGCTACGGCGGCACCGCCTCGATCCCCACTAGTTGCACCGGCGAAACGCTGTGGGCGCCGGATATCGAGCGTTTCAACGGTGAGTGGCACATGTGGCTGACGGTCGTACCCGGCGTGTTCCGCGACTGGAACGCCCCGCGCTTCATCGTCCATCTCACCAGCCCCGACCTGAAATCGTGGACATGCGGCGACCGTCTCGATCTCGGTTCGGACAGGGTGATCGACGCCAGTGTCGTCGCGCTGCCGGAGGGCGGCTACCGCCTGTTCTTCAATGACGAGCGCATGGGCAAGGCGATCCGCACGGCGGACAGCAAGGATCTCGTCCACTGGAGCGTGAAGGACCGCCTCACCGCGACCCCCGGCGAAGGCCCCAAGGCGTTCCGGTGGAAAGGCCGCTGGTGGCTGGTTTCCGACGCCTGGAAGGGGCTGCTCGTCATGCGCAGCGATGACGGCAAGCAATGGACCACCCAGCCCGGCCACATCCTTGCCACGCCCGGACAGGCACCGACCGACCGCGCCAAGGGCCAGCATCCCGATGTGATCGTCTCGGAGGGCCGTGCCTATATCGTCTACTTCGTGCATCAGGGCGGCGAGGACGAGGCAAAGGCAAACCCCGACTGGAACCGCCGCAGCGTGCTCCAGATCGCGGAACTGAAGGAGAAGGACGGAGTGATCGCCGTGGACCGTGACAGCGCTACCCACGTAAAACTCGTGCCGCCGAAGGAAGCGCGCCGATGA
- a CDS encoding glycoside hydrolase family 43 protein, producing MNPLLDRRALCLGAAALAGCATTRTGTVEPAGPLLFAYFSTGKGEADGLKLAVSEDGFTFRTLGGGKPFLVPQVGEKKLLRDPFLWRGEGPDAPWHCIWTTAWEGVTIGHATTRDFVNWTPQRAIPVMAAVPGTRNCWAPEAIYDPATRRTVIFWSSTVEGRFRETAGTSEGGYNHRLWYTTTADFESFAPAQVLYDPGFSVIDGTFSHAPNGGLWLVVKDETLNPPRKWLRAASARGPLGPFAPLGEPFTPPWVEGPMTAQAGAELVCYYDVYRDGRWGAKTTRDMVTWHDVSDRLVMPQGARHGSLVRIDRRLLSALET from the coding sequence ATGAACCCGCTGCTTGACCGCCGCGCGCTCTGCCTGGGCGCGGCCGCACTGGCCGGCTGCGCGACCACGCGCACCGGCACGGTGGAACCGGCAGGTCCGCTGCTCTTCGCCTATTTCAGCACCGGCAAGGGCGAGGCGGACGGGCTGAAACTGGCGGTGAGCGAGGACGGCTTCACCTTCCGCACGCTCGGCGGGGGCAAGCCCTTCCTCGTGCCGCAGGTCGGCGAGAAGAAGCTCCTGCGCGATCCCTTCCTCTGGCGCGGCGAGGGACCGGATGCGCCCTGGCATTGCATCTGGACCACGGCGTGGGAGGGCGTGACGATAGGCCATGCAACCACGCGCGATTTCGTGAACTGGACACCCCAGCGCGCGATCCCGGTCATGGCCGCCGTTCCCGGCACCCGCAACTGCTGGGCGCCCGAGGCGATCTACGATCCCGCCACGCGCCGCACGGTGATCTTCTGGTCCAGCACCGTGGAAGGCCGCTTTCGCGAAACCGCCGGCACATCCGAAGGCGGCTACAACCACCGGCTCTGGTACACCACCACCGCCGACTTCGAGAGCTTTGCCCCGGCGCAAGTGCTCTATGACCCCGGCTTCAGCGTGATCGACGGTACGTTCTCTCATGCGCCGAACGGCGGACTCTGGCTGGTGGTCAAGGACGAGACCCTGAACCCGCCCCGCAAATGGCTGCGCGCCGCATCCGCGCGCGGGCCTCTCGGACCGTTCGCACCGCTCGGCGAGCCGTTCACGCCGCCTTGGGTGGAAGGCCCGATGACGGCGCAGGCCGGCGCGGAACTGGTCTGCTACTACGATGTCTATCGCGATGGCCGCTGGGGCGCGAAGACCACGCGCGACATGGTGACCTGGCATGACGTCAGCGACCGGCTCGTCATGCCGCAAGGCGCACGTCACGGTTCCCTTGTGCGGATCGACCGCAGGCTGCTCTCCGCGCTCGAAACCTGA